A single region of the Brachypodium distachyon strain Bd21 chromosome 3, Brachypodium_distachyon_v3.0, whole genome shotgun sequence genome encodes:
- the LOC100821615 gene encoding auxin-induced protein 15A produces the protein MMMMGYLSLRAPRQLAGGRSSSNKAAERAALLGEEDAGAGAAVPRGYFAVYVGAEARRFVVPVSYLCQPAFRALMELAAEEFGFGQAGGLRFPCREEDFLAIVADLDAARADRAESRHRRRSSGAGAGAGKLGAMLFAHARAQVVQT, from the coding sequence atgatgatgatggggtACCTGAGCCTCCGGGCGCCGAGGCAGCTGGCCGgcgggaggagcagcagcaacaaggcggcggagcgggcggcgctgctgggcgaggaggacgcgggggcgggggcggcggtgccgagggggtacttCGCGGTGTACGTGGGCGCGGAGGCGCGGCGGTtcgtggtgcccgtgagctacCTCTGCCAGCCGGCGTTCCGGGCGCTCATGGAGCTCGCGGCGGAGGAGttcggcttcggccaggccggCGGCCTCCGGTTCCCCTGCCGCGAGGAGGACTTCCTCGCCATCGTCGCCGACCTCGACGCCGCCCGGGCCGACCGCGCCGAgtcgcgccaccgccgccggagctccggcgccggcgccggcgcgggcaaGCTCGGCGCCATGCTCTTCGCCCATGCGCGCGCGCAGGTCGTGCAGAcgtag
- the LOC100823693 gene encoding auxin-induced protein X15: protein MGEQGRASSNKIRDIVRLQQLLKKWKRLALAPKAGNGKHGSGGAADVPRGFFAVCVGEEMRRFVIPTEYLGHWAFEELLREAEEEFGFRHEGALRIPCDVEVFEGILRLVGRKKEATCYFSSEYEVLCR, encoded by the coding sequence ATGGGTGAGCAAGGCAGGGCAAGCAGCAACAAGATCAGGGACATCGTGAGGCTGCAGCAGCTCCTCAAGAAGTGGAAGAGGCTTGCGCTTGCTCCGAAAGCCGGCAACGGCAAGCACGGCAGCGGTGGTGCTGCCGACGTCCCGAGGGGCTTCTTCGCGGTGTGCGTCGGGGAGGAGATGAGGAGGTTTGTGATCCCCACAGAGTACCTTGGGCACTGGGCATTCGAGGAGCTGCTCAgggaagcagaggaggagttTGGGTTCCGGCATGAGGGCGCCCTGAGGATCCCCTGTGATGTGGAGGTGTTTGAGGGCATCCTGAGGCTGGTGGGCAGGAAGAAGGAGGCTACCTGCTACTTCTCTTCAGAGTATGAGGTCTTGTGCAGATGA
- the LOC100845614 gene encoding KIN17-like protein, whose product MGKSDFLTPKAIANRIKAKGLQKLRWYCQMCQKQCRDENGFKCHCMSESHQRQMAIFGQAPDRVVEGFSDEFLEEFLTLLRRAHRSSRVAATVVYNEFIADRHHVHMNSTRWATLTEFVKFLGREGHAKVEETPKGWFLTYIDRDSEQAIKDRLKRKRVKSDLAEDERQELMIARQIERAQQSMSKANGDEDDADAEGVTGSEDEYSGSDDDQEEPEEEDVKEANKTTRKIAIALQRAAPPPKVNPFDDKPKMKFGFEEEEEVVNKKGKDAGKAAEPRRSAIEDLMKEEENAKERSNRKDYWLCPGIVVKVMSKSLAEKGYYKQKGLVKRVIDKYVGEIEMLESKHVLRVDQDELETVIPQIGGLVRIVNGAYRGSNARLLAVDTERFCAKLQVEKGLYDGKVLRAIEYEDICKVA is encoded by the coding sequence atGGGGAAGAGCGACTTCCTGACGCCGAAGGCGATCGCGAACCGGATCAAGGCCAAGGGTCTGCAGAAGCTGCGGTGGTACTGCCAGATGTGCCAGAAGCAGTGCCGCGACGAGAACGGCTTCAAGTGCCACTGCATGTCGGAGTCGCACCAGCGGCAGATGGCCATCTTCGGCCAGGCCCCCGACCGCGTCGTCGAGGGCTTCTCCGACGAGTTCCTCGAGGAGTTCCTCAccctgctccgccgcgcccACCGCAGCTcccgcgtcgccgccaccgtcgtctACAACGAGTTCATCGCCGACCGCCACCACGTGCACATGAACTCCACCCGCTGGGCCACGCTCACCGAGTTCGTCAAGTTCCTTGGCCGCGAGGGCCACGCCAAGGTCGAGGAGACGCCCAAGGGCTGGTTCCTCACCTACATCGACAGGGACTCCGAGCAGGCCATCAAGGACAGGCTCAAGCGCAAGAGGGTCAAGTCCGACCTCGCCGAGGacgagcggcaggagctcatGATTGCCCGGCAGATTGAGCGCGCCCAGCAATCCATGTCCAAGGCTAATGGCGATGAAGATGATGCGGATGCCGAGGGTGTCACGGGTAGTGAAGATGAGTATTCAGGATCAGACGATGATCAAGAagaaccggaggaggaggatgtgaAGGAGGCCAACAAGACAACAAGGAAGATTGCAATTGCACTCCAGCGGGCTGCACCACCGCCTAAGGTTAACCCTTTCGACGATAAGCCAAAGATGAAATTTGGcttcgaggaagaggaggaggtggtcaATAAGAAGGGGAAAGATGCTGGGAAAGCAGCAGAACCGAGGAGGTCAGCCATTGAAGACCTgatgaaggaggaggagaatgcTAAGGAGCGGAGCAACCGGAAGGACTACTGGCTGTGCCCTGGCATCGTTGTCAAGGTAATGAGTAAATCTCTGGCTGAGAAGGGGTACTACAAGCAGAAGGGGCTGGTGAAGAGGGTGATCGATAAGTATGTTGGGGAGATTGAGATGCTAGAGAGCAAGCATGTTCTCAGGGTCGACCAAGATGAACTTGAGACCGTGATCCCACAGATTGGTGGGCTGGTGCGGATTGTGAATGGGGCTTACCGGGGGTCGAATGCAAGGTTGCTCGCAGTGGACACAGAGAGATTCTGTGCCAAATTGCAGGTTGAGAAGGGCCTATATGATGGGAAAGTTCTCAGGGCCATTGAGTATGAAGACATTTGCAAGGTTGCTTAG
- the LOC100839729 gene encoding splicing factor 3B subunit 1: MDGIDAELARAQDERRKLEEALEAGAPMAVSSVTFDTDLYGGGGSDPNRFAGYDTSIPASEDDAPEDVHAEPAANPAARRLASYTGHAVAAADIPRSDDDGMPVKKSQRIIDREDDYRRRRLDRIISPERHDAFAAGEATPDPSVRTYVDAMRENKVQQEKEYVLREIAKKKKEEEEKAKEKKAAPEPVPAATKRRNRWDQSQDGDTAAAGAKKAKTASDWDAPDATPGIGRWDATPGRIGDATPSVRRNRWDETPTPGRMADADATPAAGGITPGATPSGAWDATPKLPGGLVTPTPKKQRSRWDETPASMGSATPGGTAATPANYTPGVTPFGAENLATPTPGHLARGPITPEQYQLMRWERDIEERNRPLTDEELDSMFPQEGYKILEPPASYQPIRTPARKLLATPTPLGTPLYAIPEENRGQQYDVPKEMVGLPLMKPEDYQYFGTLLNEDEEEQLTPEEQKERKIMKLLLKVKNGTPPQRKTALRQLTDKAREFGAGPLFNKILPLLMQPTLEDQERHLLVKVIDRVLYKLDELVRPFVHKILVVIEPLLIDEDYYARVEGREIISNLSKAAGLATMIAAMRPDIDNIDEYVRNTTARAFSVVASALGIPALLPFLKAVCQSKKSWQARHTGIKIVQQIAILMGCAVLPHLKNLVEIIEHGLSDENQKVRTITALSLAALAEAAAPYGIESFDSVLKPLWKGIRSHRGKVLAAFLKAIGFIIPLMDALYASYYTKEVMQVLIREFQSPDEEMKKIVLKVVKQCVSTEGVEADYIRSDILPDFFKHFWVRRMALDRRNYKQLVETTVEMANKVGVTGIVGKIVEDLKDESEPYRRMVMETIEKVVANLGASDIEPRLEELLIDGILYAFQEQTSDDANVMLNGFGAVVNALGQRVKPYLPQICGTIKWRLNNKSAKVRQQAADLISRIAIVMKQCQEEQLMGHLGVVLYEYLGEEYPEVLGSILGALKAIVNVIGMTKMTPPIKDLLPRLTPILKNRHEKVQENCIDLVGRIADRGAEFVPAREWMRICFELLEMLKAHKKGIRRATVNTFGYIAKAIGPQDVLATLLNNLKVQERQNRVCTTVAIAIVAETCSPFTVLPALMNEYRVPELNVQNGVLKSLSFLFEYIGEMGKDYIYAVTPLLEDALMDRDLVHRQTAASAVKHMALGVAGLGCEDALVHLLNYVWPNIFETSPHVINAVMEAIEGMRVALGAAVVLNYCLQGLFHPARKVREVYWKIYNSLYIGAQDALVASYPALGDDGDNIFSRPELAMFV, from the coding sequence atggacgggATCGACGCGGAGCTGGCGCGCGCGCAGGACGAGCGCCggaagctggaggaggcccTGGAGGCCGGCGCGCCCATGGCCGTCTCCTCCGTCACCTTCGACACGGACCTCTACGGCGGGGGCGGCTCCGACCCCAACCGCTTCGCCGGCTACGACACCTCCATCCCGGCCTCCGAGGACGACGCGCCCGAGGACGTCCACGCCGAGCCCGCCGCCAACCCCGCTGCCCGCCGCCTCGCGTCCTACACGGGCCacgctgtcgccgccgccgacatccCCCGGTCGGACGACGACGGGATGCCCGTGAAGAAGTCCCAGCGCATCATCGACCGCGAGGACGActaccgccggcgccgcctcgaCCGCATCATCTCGCCCGAGCGCCACGACGCCTTCGCCGCCGGGGAGGCCACCCCGGACCCCTCCGTGCGGACCTATGTCGATGCCATGCGCGAAAACAAGGTGCAGCAGGAGAAGGAGTATGTGCTGCGGGAGATtgctaagaagaagaaggaggaagaggagaaagccaaggagaagaaggctgcCCCTGAGCCAGTGCCAGCCGCGACCAAGCGTCGCAACAGGTGGGATCAATCGCAGGATGGGgatactgctgctgctggggccAAGAAGGCGAAGACTGCCTCAGACTGGGATGCCCCTGATGCAACCCCTGGGATTGGGCGCTGGGACGCCACCCCTGGACGCATTGGTGATGCGACACCCTCTGTGAGGAGGAATAGGTGGGATGAGACACCAACCCCGGGGAGGATGGCTGATGCAGATGCGACTCCCGCAGCTGGTGGCATTACTCCAGGAGCCACCCCTTCTGGGGCATGGGATGCTACTCCTAAGCTGCCTGGTGGGCTTGTCACACCAACACCCAAGAAGCAGAGGTCGAGGTGGGATGAGACACCCGCGAGTATGGGGAGTGCAACACCTGGTGGTACGGCTGCGACACCTGCAAATTACACTCCTGGAGTGACTCCATTTGGAGCAGAGAATCTTGCCACACCAACACCTGGCCATCTTGCTCGTGGCCCAATAACTCCGGAGCAGTACCAGCTCATGCGTTGGGAACGGGACATTGAGGAGAGGAACAGGCCTCTCACTGATGAGGAGCTTGACAGCATGTTCCCGCAGGAGGGTTACAAGATTCTTGAACCTCCGGCTTCATACCAGCCCATACGCACCCCAGCGAGGAAGCTGCTTGCTACGCCAACACCTCTGGGCACACCGCTTTATGCTATTCCGGAGGAGAATCGTGGACAACAGTATGATGTGCCCAAGGAGATGGTTGGGTTGCCACTCATGAAGCCAGAGGATTACCAGTACTTTGGAACTTTGCTGaacgaggatgaggaggagcagcttactccagaggagcagaaggagaGGAAAATCATGAAGCTCCTGCTAAAGGTTAAGAATGGCACGCCCCCGCAGCGAAAGACAGCACTTCGGCAGCTCACAGACAAAGCACGGGAATTTGGTGCTGGCCCACTGTTCAACAAAATCCTGCCATTGCTCATGCAGCCAACACTCGAGGATCAAGAGCGCCATCTCCTGGTGAAGGTCATTGACAGGGTGCTGTATAAGCTGGATGAGCTGGTCCGTCCATTTGTGCATAAGATTCTTGTGGTTATCGAGCCGCTTTTGATTGATGAGGATTATTATGCTCGTGTTGAGGGCAGGGAGATTATCTCAAATCTAAGCAAAGCTGCTGGTCTTGCTACTATGATTGCCGCCATGAGACCGGATATTGATAATATCGATGAGTATGTGAGGAATACAACTGCTAGGGCATTCAGTGTGGTGGCTTCTGCTTTGGGTATCCCTGCCCTCCTCCCGTTTTTAAAGGCTGTCTGTCAGAGTAAGAAGTCCTGGCAAGCTCGGCACACTGGTATCAAGATTGTTCAGCAGATTGCTATTCTCATGGGCTGCGCTGTTCTGCCTCACCTTAAGAACCTAGTTGAGATCATTGAGCATGGTTTAAGTGACGAGAACCAGAAAGTGCGGACAATCACTGCCCTCTCCCTTGCTGCACTTGCTGAAGCTGCTGCACCCTATGGTATAGAAAGCTTTGACAGTGTGTTGAAGCCTCTGTGGAAGGGTATCAGATCTCACCGTGGGAAAGTCCTTGCTGCCTTCTTGAAGGCTATTGGTTTCATCATCCCTCTTATGGATGCTCTTTATGCCAGTTACTACACGAAGGAGGTGATGCAAGTCCTGATTAGGGAATTCCAGTCACCAGATGAAGAGATGAAGAAGATTGTGCTGAAGGTTGTTAAGCAGTGTGTCAGTACAGAGGGTGTGGAAGCTGATTATATTCGGAGTGACATCCTTCCAGATTTCTTCAAACACTTCTGGGTTCGGAGAATGGCTCTAGATCGTAGGAACTATAAGCAACTTGTGGAAACAACGGTCGAGATGGCAAACAAGGTGGGAGTTACTGGTATCGTTGGGAAGATTGTTGAGGATCTGAAAGATGAAAGTGAGCCTTACAGGAGAATGGTGATGGAAACAATTGAGAAGGTGGTGGCTAACTTGGGTGCTTCGGATATTGAACCTCGTCTGGAGGAGCTGCTTATTGATGGCATCTTGTATGCTTTCCAAGAGCAGACAAGTGATGATGCAAATGTCATGCTTAATGGCTTTGGAGCAGTTGTTAATGCGCTCGGCCAGAGGGTCAAGCCTTACCTTCCTCAGATATGTGGTACCATCAAGTGGCGATTGAACAACAAGAGTGCAAAAGTCAGGCAGCAAGCTGCTGATCTGATCTCAAGGATAGCCATTGTGATGAAGCAGTGCCAGGAGGAGCAGCTTATGGGTCACCTGGGTGTTGTGCTGTATGAGTACTTGGGAGAGGAGTACCCTGAGGTGCTGGGGTCAATTCTTGGAGCTTTGAAGGCCATTGTGAATGTCATTGGTATGACTAAGATGACACCACCAATCAaggatcttcttcctcggctgACCCCCATCTTGAAGAATAGGCATGAGAAGGTCCAAGAGAACTGCATTGATCTAGTTGGTAGGATTGCTGATCGTGGAGCAGAATTTGTACCAGCTAGGGAGTGGATGAGGATCTGTTTTGAGCTGCTGGAAATGTTGAAGGCTCACAAGAAGGGCATCAGAAGAGCTACTGTGAACACATTCGGGTATATCGCAAAGGCAATTGGGCCACAGGATGTTTTGGCCACCCTGTTGAATAACTTGAAGGTGCAGGAGCGGCAGAACCGTGTTTGCACTACTGTAGCAATTGCTATCGTTGCTGAAACTTGTTCGCCTTTTACCGTTCTGCCTGCCCTCATGAATGAGTACCGGGTTCCAGAGCTTAATGTCCAGAATGGTGTTTTGaaatctctctctttcctgTTTGAGTATATCGGTGAAATGGGCAAAGATTACATATATGCTGTCACTCCGTTGCTTGAAGATGCTCTAATGGACAGGGATCTTGTTCACAGGCAGACTGCTGCATCTGCTGTTAAGCATATGGCTCTAGGAGTTGCTGGCTTGGGTTGTGAAGATGCTCTTGTCCATCTGCTTAACTATGTCTGGCCCAACATATTTGAGACATCTCCCCATGTCATTAATGCTGTCATGGAGGCTATCGAGGGGATGAGGGTTGCTCTAGGTGCAGCTGTGGTTCTGAATTATTGCCTCCAAGGCCTTTTCCACCCAGCAAGGAAAGTACGTGAAGTATATTGGAAGATCTACAACTCGCTGTACATTGGTGCGCAAGATGCACTTGTTGCTTCTTATCCTGCACTAGGCGACGACGGGGACAATATTTTCAGTCGTCCAGAGCTAGCCATGTTCGTGTGA
- the LOC100821329 gene encoding dolichol kinase EVAN — MLAHTLSKMEFSSSSEAFIHTPGTRSEIATVIQGILLGLFLLPLLYKSSLQVWIYCRTLGKQRTHKVHKWTEKRIGSLVFYVSLLVVLLLLVPSWTRLVQGLEVHPFVWIVNYMLTNSRERLALCAYWICVICVSIRRFYSISKQSKTERILLRKYYHLVAVLIFSPAVIFQPAFLDLAFGAAFAVFLILEMIRVWEVYPLGHTVHQFMNAFTDHRDSEILIVSHFSLLLGCALPKWMSSGFNDRPLAPFAGILSLGIGDTMASMIGYKYGVLRWSKTGKKTIEGTAAGITSVLAACSILVSLLASSGYILSQHWLSLSVAVTLSLLLEAYTAQLDNAFIPLVFYSLLCL, encoded by the exons ATGCTGGCGCATACTCTTTCAAAG ATGGagttttcttcatcatcaGAAGCATTCATTCACACACCTGGAACTCGAAGTGAGATAGCCACAGTTATTCAG GGGATTTTACTTGGACTTTTTCTACTGCCCTTGCTGTACAAAAGTTCTCTTCAAGTTTGGATTTACTGCCGAACACTAGGGAAGCAAAGAACGCATAAAGTTCATAAATGGACAGAAAAAAGAATAGGTTCTCTTGTATTTTATGTCTCATTGTTGGTGGTATTGCTGCTCTTAGTGCCATCATGGACACGCCTTGTTCAAGGTCTCGAAGTGCATCCATTTGTTTG GATTGTTAACTATATGCTCACCAATTCACGTGAACGGCTTGCTTTATGTGCATACTGGATATGTGTGATATGTGTATCCATTCGAAGATTCTACAGTATatcaaagcaaagcaaaacagAGAGGATTCTGTTGCGCAAGTACTATCATCTTGTTGCTGTCCTGATTTTCTCTCCTGCCGTTATATTTCAG CCTGCTTTCTTGGACTTGGCATTTGGTGCAGCATTTGCCGTTTTCTTAATTTTGGAGATGATTCGT GTTTGGGAAGTATATCCTCTTGGGCATACCGTACATCAGTTCATGAACGCCTTCACTGATCATCGTGATTCTGAGATTCTTATCGTTAG TCATTTCTCGCTCTTACTAGGCTGTGCACTTCCTAAATGGATGTCCTCTGGATTCAATGACCGACCACTTGCCCCTTTCGCTGGTATTCTCAGCTTGGGGATAGGTGATACCATG GCATCAATGATAGGGTACAAGTACGGTGTCCTGAGATGGAGTAAGACAGGAA AGAAAACAATTGAAGGCACGGCGGCTGGCATAACTTCTGTACTAGCAGCTTGCTCAATCCTGGTGTCACTCTTAGCTTCAAGCGGATACATTCTTTCACAG CACTGGTTGTCTCTTTCGGTTGCTGTGACGTTGAGCTTATTACTGGAAGCATACACGGCACAGCTGGACAACGCTTTCATACCCCTTGTATTCTATAGCCTTCTATGTTtataa